In Gouania willdenowi chromosome 17, fGouWil2.1, whole genome shotgun sequence, one DNA window encodes the following:
- the LOC114479532 gene encoding dynein beta chain, ciliary-like, whose product MAEAPSSRTSGGGLSGGGRAAGVRVSQEPSLKTGVVLLDERLDFLREQAFCVLKVKTDKWNRFIGAEENQKIILDFLDHIWTNRLLLFTGPGGTLHAGDAQSSPPWKTKLLCVLKKGVRRISRQGFRHQFRLGEVPGYPMEHLPVVISEVTRRHLIAHVSASLC is encoded by the exons ATGGCTGAGGCCCCCAGCTCTAGAACTAGCGGTGGAGGTTTATCTGGTGGAGGGAGAGCTGCAGGAGTACGGGTCAGTCAGGAGCCCTCTCTGAAAACTGGAGTGGTGTTGTTGGACGAGAGACTGGACTTCCTCCGGGAACAGGCCTTCTGTGTGCTGAAAGTGAAAACTGACAAATGGAACCGCTTCATCGGTGCCGAGGAGAACCAGAAGATTATTCTGGATTTTCTGGACCACATCTGGACCAACAGGCTGCTGCTGtttacaggacctggaggaacTCTGCATGCAGGGGACGCTCAA TCTTCTCCTCCATGGAAGACCAAGCTGCTGTGTGTGCTGAAGAAGGGAGTGAGGAGGATCTCACGTCAAGGATTCAGACATCAGTTCCGTCTGGGGGAGGTACCAGGATACCCCATGGAGCACCTGCCCGTGGTCATCTCTGAGGTCACACGCAGACATCTGATCGCACACGTCTCAGCATCGTTATGTTGA